In a genomic window of Nocardia fluminea:
- a CDS encoding cutinase family protein: MNHNTTQRRACAIAAAWLTVTVIGAAPALAEPTTSAPRPSTTSGEPATSACPALYVLGVQNGEEGAATTGDTGDTGVLGQAFGRMATKLGAAVARSYIVFGAEVNTANYPAAVTAAADQIEQRAGEVIDRCPSTQIAVAGYAQGAAAAAAFAEKSGAGRSRVPAEKVAGIALLANPSRRAATGSLPGTDKAEVPSAPSGADGTAVSKIKLTNIGLSGAGIAASAAPTSYGSLVGRVADLCVAGDATCDVQSGSPLLTAVTNIAGQAEGKDPVAAIATVAQALASTAFTTAVGVVNDDITGTSLDQLSYTPNQTLGQRVAAASSPTATATTESDALSALFKIGTIGFNAVVSVAQKVFTATTIAELAAVGLSNPAAAVAVLGTKVAEAVVDLVPPQSISTWVNDAFEAITSTITDPHDLYTTSATAQYSNSTGRRSSYSTVSVTTSGDTPLAATTAWFTAIAQDLASTDTPSKQSTTSSSTTGSSPHPVPSATKARATQTGSRAAPTSPAVAHP; encoded by the coding sequence ATGAACCACAACACAACTCAGCGCAGAGCCTGCGCGATCGCGGCCGCATGGCTGACAGTGACGGTCATCGGCGCGGCACCAGCCCTGGCCGAGCCCACCACCAGCGCACCTCGCCCGTCGACGACATCGGGCGAACCTGCAACCTCGGCCTGTCCTGCCTTGTACGTGCTGGGCGTGCAGAACGGTGAGGAAGGCGCCGCTACCACCGGCGACACCGGCGATACCGGGGTGCTGGGCCAGGCCTTCGGGCGGATGGCCACCAAATTGGGCGCGGCGGTCGCGCGGTCCTACATCGTCTTCGGCGCCGAGGTGAACACAGCGAACTACCCCGCAGCGGTGACCGCAGCGGCCGATCAGATCGAACAACGCGCCGGTGAGGTGATCGACCGGTGTCCATCGACCCAGATCGCGGTCGCCGGCTACGCCCAAGGCGCCGCTGCAGCAGCAGCTTTCGCCGAAAAGTCCGGAGCGGGTCGGTCACGAGTCCCCGCAGAGAAGGTCGCGGGGATCGCGTTGCTGGCCAACCCTTCACGACGAGCCGCGACTGGTTCTCTGCCCGGCACCGACAAAGCGGAAGTCCCGTCCGCTCCATCCGGCGCGGACGGCACCGCGGTGTCGAAGATCAAGCTGACCAACATCGGATTGTCCGGTGCCGGGATCGCCGCCAGCGCTGCACCGACCAGCTACGGCTCGCTGGTCGGCCGTGTAGCTGATCTGTGTGTGGCCGGTGATGCGACCTGCGATGTCCAGTCGGGCAGCCCGCTGCTGACCGCTGTTACCAACATCGCCGGGCAGGCCGAAGGCAAGGACCCGGTTGCCGCGATCGCCACCGTCGCCCAAGCGCTGGCCTCCACCGCGTTCACCACCGCGGTCGGCGTCGTCAACGACGACATCACCGGCACCAGCCTGGACCAGCTCTCCTACACACCGAACCAAACTCTCGGCCAGCGCGTCGCGGCCGCATCCTCACCGACTGCCACCGCAACCACCGAATCCGACGCCCTGTCAGCGCTGTTCAAGATCGGCACGATCGGCTTCAACGCCGTGGTGTCAGTGGCACAGAAGGTCTTCACCGCCACAACCATCGCCGAACTCGCCGCTGTCGGGCTGTCCAACCCCGCCGCCGCGGTCGCGGTGCTCGGCACGAAAGTCGCTGAGGCGGTGGTGGATCTGGTGCCGCCTCAGTCGATCAGTACCTGGGTCAACGATGCGTTCGAGGCGATCACCTCCACGATCACCGACCCCCACGACCTGTACACGACCTCGGCGACCGCCCAATACAGCAACTCCACCGGGCGACGCAGCAGCTACAGCACCGTCTCGGTGACGACCAGCGGCGACACCCCGCTGGCCGCGACCACCGCGTGGTTCACCGCCATCGCCCAGGACCTCGCCTCCACCGACACGCCATCGAAGCAGTCGACGACGTCGAGCAGCACGACGGGTTCCAGCCCACACCCAGTCCCGTCCGCAACAAAAGCCCGTGCCACACAGACCGGTTCGCGTGCGGCACCGACCAGTCCGGCGGTGGCACACCCCTAG
- a CDS encoding alpha/beta fold hydrolase: MQAPQFSHESPSSATDPRTVTITAADGTALTATRFGKLDATLTVVYLPGPLASAAHFSPVITLVDRHFRADIAQLVYVQRGHGNDLPLASGRAGMAQLVEDLNTVIAHAGGRVVLVVHSLAAIVAQEWLYHHRRAQTRVAAIVAIGPVTELPDHDGVVTAHPTGVARQAGARLIHDLSTALGERGLHTESEIESVRRTLRAYRRCGADLAVVEDLLRATPTWIVAGRADPVARYERVKELAETVWAELSSLGNGGHDLARTFPWLPAAAVSSALRAARDADRFGGNW; encoded by the coding sequence ATGCAGGCACCTCAGTTCAGCCACGAATCCCCTAGCAGCGCAACAGATCCGCGCACCGTAACTATCACCGCGGCCGACGGCACAGCACTGACGGCGACCCGCTTCGGGAAACTGGACGCCACCCTGACTGTCGTCTATCTGCCCGGACCGCTGGCCAGCGCAGCGCATTTCTCGCCCGTGATCACGCTGGTCGATAGGCATTTCCGCGCGGACATCGCGCAGTTGGTCTACGTCCAGCGTGGCCACGGCAACGACTTACCGCTGGCTTCGGGCCGTGCGGGGATGGCCCAACTGGTCGAGGACCTGAACACGGTGATCGCCCATGCGGGAGGTCGCGTGGTGTTGGTGGTTCATTCGCTGGCCGCGATCGTGGCGCAGGAATGGCTTTACCACCATCGACGAGCCCAGACCCGTGTCGCTGCGATCGTCGCGATCGGACCGGTCACCGAACTACCCGATCACGATGGGGTAGTGACCGCGCACCCGACCGGGGTGGCCCGTCAAGCAGGTGCCCGTCTCATCCACGACCTTTCCACGGCGCTGGGTGAGCGGGGCCTTCACACCGAGTCCGAGATCGAGTCCGTCCGCCGAACACTGCGTGCGTATCGGCGATGCGGGGCCGACCTGGCAGTCGTCGAGGACCTCTTGCGCGCAACACCGACCTGGATCGTGGCCGGCCGGGCAGACCCGGTGGCGCGATACGAGCGGGTCAAGGAACTGGCAGAGACGGTGTGGGCCGAGCTGAGCAGCTTGGGCAACGGCGGTCATGACCTGGCCCGCACCTTTCCGTGGCTGCCCGCCGCCGCGGTGTCCTCCGCGCTCCGGGCGGCCCGCGACGCCGACAGATTCGGTGGCAACTGGTGA
- a CDS encoding SCO6880 family protein has product MSTRMYGRWEQPRSAGFFGLTWGVSLLGLGLMITVMVSFMITRSLEFAGAVLLGAAVVFVPLAVTRNGRTGWELLLLRAQFARARSQGELTYRSGRFSRLPGLAKLPGLLADSRLTEYETPGGKRFAMLHIRRSDHYTVIVRVIPRGKELVDQAQIDSWVDGFGQFLASQSRGGEVVAVTAVLDNTVETRLKQTREVTRLIRPNAPDFAKAVMKEAAADSGGVGVRIEARIAITYRAIGKGRIRRDQAEQAREIGQRLQSVLSQLARAGLPATPLHAWEVLGLVRSRFDLASQRDVEAAGAQIVESQSWDSVGPLAHHDRWDHYIHDGARSITWEMDGAPRGAVMETVLEELLRPRPDMPRKRVAIVYRLHSAAEATSLVDSDFRDAVAAEQTERGISSAAARIRVGNTSAAREEQARGAGLTRFGVLVTVTDHLDADLPGIEASVKGMAAASRLTVRRCYGYQAAGFAASLGIGLILPEHASISKRVSG; this is encoded by the coding sequence ATGAGTACACGGATGTATGGGCGCTGGGAGCAGCCTCGCTCGGCCGGGTTCTTCGGATTGACGTGGGGGGTTTCGCTTCTCGGTCTCGGCTTGATGATCACGGTGATGGTGTCGTTCATGATCACCCGCTCGCTGGAATTCGCAGGCGCTGTCCTGCTCGGTGCGGCGGTGGTGTTCGTGCCGCTGGCGGTGACGCGCAACGGGCGCACCGGTTGGGAACTGTTGCTGCTTCGGGCTCAGTTCGCTCGCGCTCGTTCTCAAGGCGAGCTGACCTACCGGTCCGGGCGGTTCTCCCGGCTACCGGGTTTGGCGAAACTGCCTGGGTTGCTGGCTGATTCACGCCTGACCGAGTACGAGACTCCGGGTGGGAAGCGGTTCGCGATGCTGCATATCCGGCGTAGCGATCACTACACGGTGATCGTGCGGGTGATCCCGCGCGGCAAGGAACTCGTCGACCAGGCCCAAATCGATTCCTGGGTCGATGGATTCGGTCAATTCCTGGCCTCGCAAAGCCGTGGTGGAGAAGTCGTCGCGGTGACCGCGGTGTTGGACAACACCGTCGAAACCCGGTTGAAGCAAACTCGGGAAGTCACCCGGCTGATCCGACCGAACGCCCCTGACTTCGCCAAGGCGGTGATGAAGGAAGCCGCCGCTGACAGTGGCGGGGTCGGGGTGCGGATCGAAGCTCGTATCGCGATCACCTACCGCGCGATCGGCAAGGGCCGCATCCGCCGTGACCAGGCCGAGCAGGCCCGCGAGATCGGGCAACGACTGCAATCGGTGCTGTCGCAGCTCGCTCGCGCCGGCCTGCCCGCCACGCCCCTGCACGCGTGGGAAGTGCTGGGTCTGGTGCGCAGTCGATTCGACCTCGCTTCGCAGCGCGATGTCGAGGCTGCCGGGGCGCAGATCGTGGAGTCGCAGTCGTGGGATTCGGTCGGCCCGCTCGCCCACCACGATCGGTGGGATCACTACATCCACGACGGCGCCCGCTCGATTACCTGGGAGATGGACGGTGCACCCCGCGGCGCGGTGATGGAAACCGTCCTCGAAGAGCTGTTGCGACCGCGTCCGGACATGCCTCGCAAACGGGTCGCGATCGTCTACCGCCTGCATTCAGCCGCTGAAGCGACGTCGTTGGTGGACTCGGACTTCCGCGACGCTGTCGCCGCCGAACAAACCGAACGAGGGATCTCATCGGCGGCGGCGCGGATCCGGGTCGGTAACACCTCGGCCGCGCGGGAGGAGCAAGCGCGCGGGGCTGGGTTGACCCGGTTCGGGGTGTTGGTGACGGTGACCGATCACCTCGACGCCGACCTGCCCGGAATCGAAGCCTCGGTCAAAGGAATGGCGGCGGCGTCGCGGTTGACGGTGCGCCGCTGCTACGGCTACCAGGCCGCGGGATTCGCTGCCTCGCTCGGGATCGGGCTGATCCTGCCTGAACACGCTTCCATCTCCAAGCGGGTGTCGGGATGA
- a CDS encoding M23 family metallopeptidase — protein sequence MSSAARATVAVVGAVLMLLGLVLFAGVVEEEGCAPSAVPSGAASATGDARTMPMAEGSYTLTSGFGMRWGTNHQGQDFAAVSKTPIYAVADGLVVRVGAASGFGIWVVIDHNIDGETVSSVYGHMFADDVRVEQGQNVRIGQLIAGVGYNGHTVPAGPDGAHLHLEIWTGGGRFGGGTAIDPMPWLQSGSATTSSVGSSETAPSMTPTPSVNTVIEAGTAAGAELAPMPAAIGSERGLQVDTIRVARKIVQRFAQVREIGGQREDSLPDHPSGRAIDIMVPDSTSGEGKALGDRIADFVLTNASALRIDYLIWRQTYRSASGDSNVMEDRGGATANHMDHVHVTTLGGGYPDGTPIGPVATSPADAPTSTVCGPSAGDTDLAPGTVPAELAVWYRLGGTVCPQVGAPLLAAQGKQESGFQRGLTSSAGAQGLAQFLPGTATALASDGQPYVIDADGNGVASVWDDGDAIIGQARYLCDIADHVDTWIEQSKVVAPQRCCGALSRRLQRRRIRRAAVGRISHGFTGLRSSDPPVCGQHSRDGHPDVDDDELRTPW from the coding sequence ATGAGTAGTGCCGCTCGGGCAACGGTCGCGGTCGTGGGCGCGGTCCTGATGCTGCTTGGACTGGTGCTCTTCGCGGGCGTTGTCGAGGAGGAGGGCTGCGCGCCGTCAGCGGTGCCGAGCGGGGCGGCCTCGGCGACCGGTGACGCGAGGACGATGCCGATGGCCGAGGGCAGCTACACCCTGACCTCGGGATTCGGAATGCGTTGGGGCACAAACCATCAGGGCCAAGACTTCGCCGCCGTGTCCAAGACTCCCATCTACGCGGTCGCCGACGGACTCGTCGTGCGGGTGGGCGCTGCCAGCGGGTTCGGGATCTGGGTGGTCATCGACCACAACATCGACGGCGAAACCGTGTCCTCGGTCTACGGGCACATGTTCGCCGACGACGTCCGTGTCGAACAAGGCCAGAACGTGCGTATCGGTCAACTGATCGCGGGGGTCGGCTACAACGGCCACACCGTCCCGGCAGGCCCAGACGGGGCGCACCTTCACCTCGAAATCTGGACCGGCGGAGGCCGATTCGGCGGCGGCACCGCCATCGACCCGATGCCCTGGCTACAGAGTGGGTCGGCGACGACCAGCTCGGTCGGATCGAGCGAGACCGCGCCGTCGATGACGCCCACCCCGAGCGTGAACACGGTGATCGAGGCAGGTACGGCGGCAGGGGCCGAGTTGGCCCCGATGCCCGCGGCGATCGGGTCCGAGCGTGGTTTGCAGGTCGACACGATCCGTGTGGCGCGCAAGATCGTTCAGCGTTTTGCGCAGGTGCGCGAGATCGGTGGGCAGCGTGAGGATTCGCTGCCGGACCACCCGAGCGGTCGTGCGATCGACATCATGGTCCCTGATTCGACATCGGGGGAGGGCAAAGCTCTCGGTGACCGGATCGCCGACTTCGTTCTCACCAATGCGTCCGCGCTGCGGATCGACTACCTGATCTGGCGCCAGACCTACCGCTCGGCCAGTGGTGATTCCAACGTGATGGAAGACCGGGGCGGGGCCACCGCCAACCATATGGACCACGTCCACGTCACCACTCTGGGCGGGGGATACCCGGACGGCACACCGATCGGCCCGGTCGCTACCAGCCCAGCCGACGCCCCGACCTCCACGGTATGCGGCCCAAGTGCCGGTGACACCGACCTGGCACCCGGCACGGTCCCGGCTGAGCTGGCGGTGTGGTATCGGCTGGGTGGCACCGTGTGTCCGCAGGTCGGTGCGCCGCTGTTGGCTGCTCAGGGCAAACAAGAATCCGGTTTTCAGCGCGGTTTGACCTCTTCGGCCGGTGCGCAAGGTCTGGCGCAGTTTCTCCCCGGCACGGCGACCGCTCTCGCCTCGGACGGCCAACCGTATGTGATCGACGCCGACGGTAATGGTGTCGCGTCGGTGTGGGACGACGGCGACGCGATCATCGGCCAGGCCCGCTATCTGTGCGACATCGCCGACCACGTCGATACCTGGATCGAGCAGAGCAAGGTCGTGGCCCCCCAACGGTGCTGTGGAGCTCTATCTCGCCGGCTACAACGCCGGCGAATACGCCGTGCTGCGGTCGGGCGGATTTCCCACGGGTTCACCGGATTACGAAGTTCAGACCCGCCCGTATGTGGCCAGCATTCTCGCGATGGCCACCCAGATGTCGACGACGATGAGCTGAGGACACCATGGTGA
- a CDS encoding type IV secretory system conjugative DNA transfer family protein: MFSPRETRRRTKSGIGEEASMLLILLALLAVVFVLWAALKLGSWWAGQPMSWNPFIALLSVVAADNRWPWQATPIAVILLCAIGALAVRGVQMFSTGREVDVAARTMQRPGKIRIARVADNLADNQRLLADAPPEVRANPGPLLGRTVIGDIALHVPAELGVTVTAGQRTGKTVAWAIPAVLSAWGPCLATSNKPDLYRHTVYGREQVGRVWVCDLQAVTGQVVCGFWVNLFNQVTGLPAARKLAGFFVSGSAGSANEIANAKTDAYFDGGAQELFALCVFAAACAGGDLHHVAEWLGRDQDPTPALILRHYGHDRPAARIVECQGLYARQRDGLYDMARRFLNVLSDSGYAQMVTPPVRKLFQVSETTAKPTTTAPSRGGKVSSIRNGVVIESTEQARTHLLPEFDPVSFVTSNDTLYPLSMTGPDGATPLTAALVGQVLEAALTAARARPDGRLATPLLCVLDEAANCARISELPSYYTYSAGCGIILMTILQVLEQGENLWGANGLKTMMAQSIEVYGGSIASRDYLEHWSAMAGQHDVSDRSRTHTPGGIQRSLSWRAEPILDVAMLAALPKDRALVRLPGHGPVVVRKIPWFDSEYAPLVRKSMQRFEGGRVSLVKSSPSAAGGQS, from the coding sequence ATGTTTTCTCCCCGTGAAACCCGCCGTCGCACCAAATCCGGGATCGGTGAGGAAGCCAGCATGCTCCTCATTCTGTTGGCGCTGCTCGCGGTTGTGTTCGTGCTGTGGGCGGCGTTGAAGCTCGGCAGCTGGTGGGCCGGGCAGCCGATGTCATGGAATCCTTTCATCGCCTTGCTGTCGGTCGTCGCCGCAGACAATCGATGGCCCTGGCAGGCGACGCCGATCGCAGTAATTCTGCTGTGCGCGATCGGCGCGCTGGCGGTGCGCGGGGTTCAGATGTTCAGCACCGGCCGCGAGGTCGATGTGGCCGCGCGAACGATGCAACGGCCAGGCAAGATCCGCATCGCTCGCGTCGCCGACAACCTCGCCGACAACCAACGATTGCTCGCCGATGCGCCACCAGAAGTCCGAGCCAATCCCGGACCGCTGTTGGGGCGCACGGTCATCGGCGACATCGCCCTGCACGTCCCCGCCGAGCTCGGTGTCACAGTGACGGCCGGTCAGCGCACTGGCAAGACTGTCGCGTGGGCGATCCCGGCAGTGCTCTCAGCGTGGGGGCCGTGCCTGGCCACGTCGAACAAGCCGGACTTGTACCGGCACACCGTGTATGGGCGCGAGCAGGTCGGCCGGGTGTGGGTGTGTGACCTGCAAGCGGTGACCGGGCAGGTGGTGTGCGGGTTCTGGGTGAATCTGTTCAACCAGGTCACGGGGTTACCCGCGGCGCGGAAGCTGGCCGGGTTCTTCGTGTCCGGGTCGGCCGGTTCAGCCAATGAGATCGCCAACGCGAAAACCGATGCCTACTTCGACGGCGGCGCCCAAGAGCTGTTCGCGCTGTGTGTCTTCGCCGCCGCGTGCGCGGGCGGGGACCTGCACCATGTCGCGGAATGGCTCGGCCGCGACCAGGATCCGACCCCGGCATTGATTTTGCGCCACTACGGCCACGACCGACCTGCGGCCAGGATCGTCGAATGCCAAGGCCTCTACGCCAGACAACGTGACGGCCTCTACGACATGGCGCGAAGGTTCCTTAACGTGCTTTCCGATTCCGGGTACGCGCAAATGGTCACGCCACCGGTTCGGAAACTGTTCCAGGTCAGCGAAACCACCGCCAAGCCCACGACCACGGCACCGAGCCGGGGCGGGAAAGTGTCCTCGATTCGCAACGGCGTGGTGATCGAGTCCACCGAACAGGCACGCACCCACCTGTTGCCGGAGTTCGATCCCGTCTCGTTCGTCACCTCCAACGACACCCTGTACCCGCTGTCGATGACCGGGCCTGATGGTGCCACGCCCTTGACCGCCGCACTGGTCGGCCAAGTCCTCGAAGCCGCTCTCACCGCGGCCCGAGCCCGCCCTGACGGGCGACTGGCGACACCGTTGCTGTGTGTGCTCGACGAAGCCGCCAACTGCGCCCGAATCAGCGAACTGCCCTCCTACTACACGTATTCGGCGGGTTGCGGGATCATCTTGATGACCATCCTCCAGGTCCTCGAGCAAGGTGAAAACCTGTGGGGTGCCAATGGTTTGAAGACCATGATGGCCCAGTCGATCGAGGTTTACGGCGGCTCCATCGCCTCGCGCGACTATTTGGAGCATTGGTCGGCGATGGCCGGGCAACACGACGTCTCCGACCGCTCCCGCACCCACACACCCGGCGGGATCCAACGCAGCCTGTCCTGGCGCGCAGAACCGATCCTCGATGTCGCGATGCTCGCCGCCCTGCCGAAAGACCGGGCCCTGGTCCGACTTCCCGGCCACGGCCCGGTCGTGGTCCGCAAAATTCCCTGGTTCGACAGCGAGTACGCGCCGTTGGTGCGCAAGTCGATGCAACGGTTCGAAGGTGGGCGGGTCTCCCTGGTCAAGTCGAGCCCTTCGGCAGCGGGGGGCCAGTCGTGA
- a CDS encoding DUF4913 domain-containing protein, whose protein sequence is MPPQFGHFTDFAQAWMLPTISVRLAEANRENTFTWCSRWWSHRPVAVRVAHVHTAFEAMRRSKAGSSLSTFLLSHFDPHVNLILDAANGPLHRCTRTHHQATSSLPFDPVPAGWFGAKPSVVDDGKPPKKFDHYSEFAEQWLLPVTSVKIAANNREGQYTWCRQWWRHQSVAIRFAGLHACFEAAVNAEDKMAMSALFVRHIDPQLRYILDAANGPLHRCRPDQHIDSPGLTSERVPANWFGAPGSAIPIEALGFAPDFRALAQGGEPQ, encoded by the coding sequence ATGCCGCCGCAGTTCGGTCATTTCACCGATTTCGCGCAGGCGTGGATGTTGCCCACGATCAGTGTCCGGTTGGCGGAAGCGAACCGGGAGAACACCTTCACCTGGTGCTCGCGCTGGTGGTCTCATCGCCCGGTCGCGGTGCGGGTCGCCCATGTGCATACCGCGTTCGAGGCGATGCGCCGCTCCAAAGCCGGGTCGAGCCTGAGCACCTTCCTGCTGAGTCACTTCGACCCGCACGTCAACCTCATCCTCGACGCCGCGAACGGCCCCCTGCACCGGTGCACTCGCACCCATCACCAGGCCACATCATCGTTGCCGTTCGACCCCGTCCCGGCTGGTTGGTTCGGCGCCAAGCCCTCGGTTGTCGACGATGGTAAACCACCGAAGAAGTTCGACCACTACAGCGAGTTCGCCGAACAATGGTTGCTGCCAGTGACATCGGTGAAGATCGCCGCCAACAACCGTGAGGGCCAGTACACGTGGTGTCGGCAGTGGTGGCGCCACCAAAGCGTCGCCATCCGCTTCGCCGGGCTGCACGCCTGCTTCGAGGCCGCGGTCAACGCCGAGGACAAGATGGCGATGTCTGCCTTGTTTGTCCGCCACATCGACCCGCAGTTGCGCTACATCCTCGACGCCGCCAACGGCCCCCTGCACAGGTGCAGACCCGACCAGCACATCGATAGCCCTGGGCTCACGAGCGAGCGGGTTCCGGCGAATTGGTTCGGCGCCCCCGGATCGGCCATCCCGATCGAAGCCCTCGGCTTCGCTCCGGACTTCCGGGCCTTGGCGCAGGGCGGTGAGCCGCAGTGA